A genome region from Bacteroidota bacterium includes the following:
- a CDS encoding OmpA family protein, with translation MKKNLLIVLLAISSIAMAQPKGGKKKPAGPPPTYQKSIFFETGKYELNDSAKGFVMAIIDSLNQYSSFQIFIKGNTDATGDSIKNQKLSEDRSLKVKELLIANSVDEKFITINSLGENAPVASNETEDGKRMNRRVDIIVNYTRKPPDSLFSIWQKCGSQLHNSTTKHCIKPFRDTVIVGTQGTLFMIPGTAFVGVTAKTKGCIEVVVKEDFLFSEMLADRLTTTTAGKPLSTSGAVYMMASMNGANLQLKPKMKIGILMPLSERMPTGTLLYEGERDKGDKNSMLEDNTINWKDFQKNMSVIDSYTRKNLSDWVACGPQPQDKCPLFFCKIARFFGMKKKKTDPLKPPTGCMMDEADFARLQTGIVGSLGYNFKNPKDKLGLMLIAENWRTQIKDNGTQLNNRDLANWAFAASNKLGWINFDRLYLSKEEKTSISVDVAPQKNIELYLVFKKEKMLLPQITEGKDFTKDKIIPKGLQAKLVVLKYEKGQPYYFIKDITTGDPQVHVEFKAASPSEIREAFKVLDN, from the coding sequence ATGAAAAAAAATCTACTCATTGTTTTACTTGCCATCAGTTCGATAGCAATGGCCCAACCCAAAGGAGGAAAGAAAAAGCCAGCCGGACCTCCACCAACCTACCAAAAAAGTATTTTTTTTGAAACCGGAAAGTATGAACTCAATGACTCTGCAAAGGGATTTGTGATGGCTATTATAGACTCGCTAAACCAATATAGCAGTTTTCAAATATTTATTAAAGGAAATACCGATGCCACCGGCGACAGTATTAAAAACCAAAAACTAAGTGAAGACCGTTCTTTGAAGGTTAAGGAATTGCTGATTGCGAACAGCGTAGATGAAAAATTTATTACAATTAATTCTTTGGGAGAAAATGCCCCAGTAGCCAGCAATGAAACCGAAGATGGCAAAAGGATGAACCGTAGGGTCGATATTATAGTAAACTATACACGCAAGCCCCCCGATTCACTTTTTAGTATATGGCAAAAATGTGGAAGCCAACTTCACAACAGCACAACCAAACATTGTATTAAGCCATTTAGAGATACGGTAATAGTGGGAACGCAGGGTACATTGTTTATGATACCTGGAACCGCCTTTGTGGGTGTTACCGCCAAAACAAAAGGATGTATAGAAGTGGTGGTAAAAGAAGATTTCTTGTTCAGTGAAATGCTTGCCGACAGACTAACTACTACAACTGCGGGCAAGCCACTTAGCACATCTGGTGCGGTATACATGATGGCGAGCATGAATGGTGCAAATTTGCAATTGAAACCCAAAATGAAAATTGGGATATTGATGCCATTAAGTGAACGCATGCCAACAGGGACTTTGTTGTATGAAGGTGAACGTGACAAGGGAGACAAAAATTCCATGTTGGAAGACAATACGATTAATTGGAAGGACTTCCAAAAAAACATGAGTGTTATCGATTCCTATACACGCAAGAACTTAAGCGATTGGGTAGCTTGTGGACCGCAACCACAAGATAAATGTCCCTTATTCTTTTGCAAAATTGCCCGCTTCTTTGGTATGAAAAAGAAGAAAACAGATCCCTTAAAACCACCTACTGGATGTATGATGGACGAGGCAGATTTTGCTCGATTGCAAACTGGCATTGTGGGAAGTTTGGGATATAATTTCAAAAATCCAAAAGACAAATTGGGCTTGATGTTGATAGCCGAAAATTGGAGGACTCAAATCAAGGACAATGGCACCCAATTAAACAACAGAGATTTGGCAAACTGGGCATTTGCTGCATCCAATAAATTAGGTTGGATAAATTTTGACCGATTATATTTAAGTAAAGAAGAAAAAACCAGTATAAGTGTTGATGTTGCCCCTCAAAAAAATATAGAATTGTACTTGGTATTTAAAAAAGAAAAAATGTTGTTGCCACAGATAACAGAAGGAAAGGATTTTACGAAAGATAAAATTATTCCCAAGGGACTACAAGCCAAACTAGTAGTTTTAAAATATGAAAAAGGGCAACCTTATTATTTTATAAAAGATATAACAACCGGTGACCCACAAGTTCATGTCGAATTTAAAGCAGCGAGCCCCTCTGAGATTAGAGAAGCATTTAAAGTGCTTGATAATTGA